The genomic interval TGCGGGTACCGCCTCAGTGACGGGACAAGAATTTTTTCCCGTCCTTGTGCGCCATTTGGCGGCGGCTTTAAATGTCCGTTACGCGCTGGTTGCAGAGTTTAAAGGCGACGATCGCAATCTGGCGACAACGACAGCTTTTTGGGCGGGCGATCGCCTGATGCCCAATTTCACCTATGACTTGAAAAATACGCCCTGCGAACTCGTCGTGCGAAACCGAGAATATTATTGTTTTCCCAGCGAGTTACAATCTCTGTTTCCCAACGATCCCGACTTAAAGAAACTCAACGCTCATAGCTATTTTGGCTGTCCCCTCTTTAGCACTGCCGGTAGTCTGATCGGACATTTATTCGTGCTTGACGATCAACCCATCATCAACGAACCTCGAACCCAGTCAATCATGAGTATTTTCGCAGCACGGGCTTCCGCAGAGCTAGAGCGCCAGCAAACTGAATCGGCATTGCGGCAAAACGAGCGCAAGTACCGTTCGGTCGTCAATAATGTCAAGGAGGTGATCTTTCAAACTGATGAAACTGGAACCTGGACGTTTCTCAATCCCGCTTGGATTGAAATTACCGGCTTTTTAATTTCTGAGAGCATTGGGCGTAATTTCGGCGATTACGTTCACCCTAGCGATCGCTCGCCCCTAGACAATCTCTTCGGGTGTCTCTCCTCCCAAGAACAACCCTATTGTCGTCAGGAACTGCGGGTTCTAACTCGCAGTGGCAGCTATCGCTGGATGGAAATTTACGCCCGTTTAACGCGAGATAGCTACCAGACGATTGTGGGCATTTCTGGCACGCTGAATGATATTACAGAGCGTAAGTTAGCCAGCGATGCCTTACGGGAAAGCGAACAGCGATTTCGCGCGATTTTTAACCAGGCGGCGGTGGGGATGGCTCAGGTGGCGCTCGATGGCAAGTGGCTATTGGTGAATCAGAAATTTTGTGAAATTGTCGATTACGAACGCGAGGAGTTACTGCAACTGTCTTTTCGGCAAATTACGCATCCAGACGATCTCTTAGATGGCTGCTATCGCAATCAGCAAATGTTGGCGGGGAATTTACCCACCTATTCTCTAGAAAAGCGCTATCTCCGCAAAGATGGTTCGCCGGTTTGGGTTGATGTGACGGTTTCAATCGTTCAGCAACCTTCAGGAACGCCCAAGTATTTCGTGACGGTGATCCAAGATATTAGCGATCGCAAGCAAGCCGAACAGGAAATTCAACTGCTCAACGAGCAACTCGAACAGCGGGTGATCGAACGCACCGCCCAGCTTGAGGCAGCCAACCGCGAATTAGAGGCGTTTTCTTACTCGGTTTCTCACGATCTGCGCGCCCCGCTTCGCAGCATTGATGGATTTAGCCAAGTGTTAATCGAGCGCTATAGCGATCGTCTTGACGATCGCGGACAGCATTATTTACAGCGCATCCGTGCCGGAAGTCAGCGTATGGGCGAATTAATTGACGATTTGCTATCCCTTTCGCGGGTAACACGCAGCGAAATGCAGTATCGGACAGTGGACTTAAGCGCGATCGCCACCGCTATCCTCGTAGAATTACAGGCTCGCCATCCCGAACGCTCTGTAAGGATTGCGATCGCGCCCTCATTAAAAGCTCAAGGAGATGCTCGCTTACTTTGTATTGTTTTAGAAAATCTTCTCCAAAATGCGTGGAAATACACATCCCGTTGTATCAATGCTGAGATCGAATTCGGGGCAATTCTTCACGAAGAGAATAAACTCGCTTACTTTGTCCGCGACAATGGAGCAGGATTTGATATGGCCTATGCCGGTAAGTTATTCGGAGCCTTTCAACGGCTGCACACCGATGCAGAGTTTCCCGGTACAGGGATTGGGTTAGCGACGGTTCAGCGGATTATTCACCGTCATGGCGGTAGCGTTTGGGCGCAATCAGCGATCGATCGCGGGGCAACTTTTTTCTTTACCCTCTAGCCTATCCCCACAGGGGGGATAGGGTTCAGTGCGTGAAATGCCCCCCAATTGCCAGTTAAGGGGCCCCCGAATATCAAAAAATCGTGAACTGAGAATCGCGTACTTTCACGGCTGTTTTCTATTAAAAGTTGCTGATTAACTGAGATTAGGTGGGAAAAAAGCCCTAGAAACCTCACCACCTAGGGAAATAAAGCCTCACTTTATATAGCCAAGGGTTGAGTCGTCAAGTGCGCTTGTACTGGGGTCAGTACGCCAAGTCGCGGCGTGCTGCAAATCGAAACCTCTACTGCAATGGGTACAGTCCTATCGTGCATAACTACAGCTATAGCGGCTTCTTCCCTTTACCATTCGCACAGCCTAAATCGAGACTCGCACTCGCATTCTCTGGCCAACAAGGTATTGCAGAAGGGAAGCCCACCGGGGTTGGGGTGAAATTGTTCTGTTGTTGTTGCTGTGCCCACTCCAATATGTCTACCAAAACCATCTTACTAGTAGAAGATAATTCTGACGATCAAGAGCTAGCCTTACTTGCCTTTGAGCGCAGTAAAGTTGCACCCGAAGTTGTGATTGTCCCCGATGGCGAACAAGCCCTAGATTACCTGTTTGGGACAGGCGCTTTTGCCGATCGAGATTTAACAAAAATGCCTGCTTTGGTGTTGCTTGATTTAAAATTACCAAAGATGGATGGTTTAGAGGTGTTGCGTCGCTTGCGGGCCAATCCTCGAACTCAACTGATTCCCGTTGTAATCTTGACCACTTCTAGAGAGCAACAAGACTTGATTAATAGCTATAGTGTTGGATGTAATGGGTATATTTGTAAACCTGTAGACTTTAAGCGATTCCAGAAAGCTATGCAAAAATTAGCTTCATACTGGCTAGAGTTTAATGAAGCCCCACCCGTGATAGGTACTTAAATGAGTAAGCTCTTGCGAGTCTTATTAGTTGAAGACTCAGAAGATGATGCTGAGTTGCTCCTGTGCGAGCTAGAACGTAACGGGTGCCAAACTTTGCATCTGCGAGTTGATACGGCTCCGGCGATGCAGACAGCTTTGGAAACCCAGCAATGGGATATCGTCATTGCTGACTACTCAATGCCCCAGTTTAGCGCGATCGCGGCCCTCCAATTACTTCAATCAAAACAGCTCGATCTGCCATTTATCATTGTTTCTGGCAGTATTGGCGAAGAAACGGCTGTTGCTGCCATGAAAGCTGGAGCGCACGATTATTTAATTAAGGGCAACCTCGCTCGCTTAGTTCCAGCGATTGAACGAGAAATTCGCGAGGCTCAACTGCGTTCGGAACGCCGCCAAGCCCTGGAAAAACTGCGCTATTTAGCGTTTTATGACGAATTAACAGGTTTGCCCAATCGCGCTTTATTTTTAGAGTATTTGCGCCAAGTAAGCGATTCACAAAGCATTCGCACCGCCTCTCCATCGGAGAGTCCCTACGGGAATCGTCCCTCCCAAGAACCCTTTGCTGTTTTATTCTTGGATGTAGACCGCTATCAAATTGTTAAATATAGCCTCGGTCATCTGCTGGCCGATCGCCTATT from Desertifilum tharense IPPAS B-1220 carries:
- a CDS encoding response regulator → MSTKTILLVEDNSDDQELALLAFERSKVAPEVVIVPDGEQALDYLFGTGAFADRDLTKMPALVLLDLKLPKMDGLEVLRRLRANPRTQLIPVVILTTSREQQDLINSYSVGCNGYICKPVDFKRFQKAMQKLASYWLEFNEAPPVIGT